In the genome of Paenibacillus sp. GP183, the window CCGATATCCCCTTGATCTTCCCTCTCATGTACGCATACAATCGATTCAGTTCTCGATGGAGATTTGCTCGGAAGCCCCTAATTATGATAATAATTGGCCTTCAGACATTACATTATGGATAAATGGCGTTGAGATTGGAACATGGACATCGCCGGGCGACTTTGGTGGTCGGCGAGGAAAACTTAATCCGGCGTGGTGGCTGGAAACGGGCACGCAGTTTGGCTCACTCAAGACATGGAGTGTAGATGAGATCAGAAGCACCTTGGATAATATTGAGCTATCGGACACCAATCTTCTACAATTGTCACTCCTCAGCAACAGCTTCGTCGATTTGAGGATTGGTGTTAAAGAAGAAGCGCGCTACAAAGGTGGGTTGAATCTTTTCGGAAAACATTTTGGAGACTATGAGCAGGATATTGTCATGAAAATTTATTATACGTTCTGAAAATCTGTTGTCTTCTGGCAACAGATTTTTAACCACATAAGAAAGAAAAAATTAAGGATCTCCGAAATAGACTTTCTTATTGCGAATAAACCTACCTTTAAACGCGGTCGCTCATCTTCGAATGATCTCGATAGAGGTTTATTTCATTTAAATCGAGAAGTACTGAAATAATTATTGACATTTTGACAGGGAAACCATAAATTGAATTCATTGATACAATAATTATGGAATAAAACAAATTTTTAGTTTCAAAAGGAGTGTTTACATAAAGATGGCTACTCACAAGTATGTCAAAGATTATCCAAGACCCCAATTTGTCCGCGAGAAATGGCTGAGCTTGAACGGAGAATGGGATTTCAAGTTTGATGATGAAAATAGGGGTGAGGGGGAGAAATGGTATGAGCAGTTTAACGGAGCACTGAAAATCAAAGTTCCGTATACGTATGAAACCAAGATGAGCGGCATTGGGGAGGAAGCGTTCCACCCTTATGTATGGTATCAAAGAATGCTAGAGGTTCCCAAAGAGAATGCGGATCAGCGGGCTATTCTAAATTTCCAGGCTGTCGATTACATTGCGAAGTTGTGGGTTAACGGTGTCTATGTCGGGGAGCACCAAGGCGGATACACCGCATTTTCTTTTGACATAACACCGTACCTTCAATTGGATGCGCCGAATACGCTGGTCGTGAAAGCGGAGGACAGCCAAAGCTGCACGCAGCCTCGAGGCAAGCAGCGATGGGTTGATGATAATTTTGAGTGTTTCTACGTGCAAACAACAGGGATATGGCAAAGCGTATGGCTGGAGTATGTGTCCCCATCCCATCTCAAAGCGGTGAAAATCACACCTGATCTAGACGCTAGGTCTGTGCGCTTTGAGTACCAAACGCAGGCCGTTTCAAAGTTGAATCAACTTCGTCTGGAAACGCGTATTCGGATCCATAACAAGATGATTAAACAGACAAGTCTAGTGATCGATCGCCCGTGGCTGCAGCTGGATGTTGATTTGTCCCACGAAGCAAACGGGCCTTGGAAAATCGTTACCTGGTCTCCACACCAGCCGAACTTATATGAGGTGGAATTTATTTTGTATCAAGATAATGTCGTAGTTGATCATGTGTATTCCTATTTCGGCATAAGAAAAATTTCGATCGAAAAAGGCAAGGTTCTGCTGAATAATACACCGTTTTATCAACGACTTATTTTGGATCAGGGCTATTGGCCAGAGAGTCATTTGACACCGCAATCCGAAGAGGCGTTGATTGAGGACATTGATGCGATTATTGCCATGGGCTACAACGGGGTCAGGAAGCATATGAAAATTGAGGATGCCAGATTTCTGTACTGGTGTGATGTGAAAGGATTGTTGGTTTGGTCTGAGATGGCTGCCACCTTTGAGTTTAATGACGAGGCCGTGGAGAACTTCACGAAAGAATGGATGGAGATCGTAAGACAGCAATACAATCATCCATCTATTGTAACGTGGGTGCCTTTCAATGAGTCCTGGGGTATCCCGCAAGTGTTGACCGACGGCAAGCAGCAAAAATTCACGGAAAGTATATATCATTTAACCAAATCGTTTGATCCCCATCGTCCTGTTATTGTGAATGACGGCTGGGAGCACACCGTTTCTGACATTTTGACCTTACACGATTATGAGGAGACAGGAGCGAAGCTGCTCAAAAGGTATGCGGACAAAGATGCTTTGGTGAACGGAGAAATCTCCTTCAATAATTGGAAATATGCAATAGCTCAGGGGTATGCTTATAACGGTCAACCGGTCATAGTAAGCGAATTTGGCGGCATTGCTTTTAACACGGGGACTGGTTGGGGGTACGGCAACCAAGTAGATAGCGAAGAGGAATTTATCGAGCGATTCCGCAGCATTACGCAAGCGATCAAAGATACGGATTACATCTGTGGTTATTGTTATACGCAATTATCGGATGTTCAGCAGGAAGTGAACGGATTGCTGACTGCGGATCGCAAGCCTAAAGTTCCTCTCGAGATTATTAAAGAAATTAACTTGGCATAAATTGCAATCCGTGAGAGAGCTTGACCTGTAGGTACAGGTCAGGCTTTTTTTAGTTCTGGTTTTGAAATTTGTCCATAAGATTGTGCGCTCAGCGTAAAATCTCCACCTTTTCGCAAGCAAAGGCCGGGGAACCACATGAAAACGTAACATTGGTAGAGGTTTTGGCGCAGAATAAGGAGCGTTACAATAAAATTGTAAGCACTTACATTAATCGCAAGATATCGGTCGGGAGGAGGGACCATCAGTAGAGACCGTAGATAAAAGTCTGCTCGTTTATATACTTTTATTACCCTAGGAGGGAAATGAAATGTTCAAAAAGTCCTTAGCAACCATGGCAGCTCTAATTTGTTTTGTTATCTTGGCTGGCTCAGTTCCGGCTTTCGCACGATTGGCGTTCGAGGCGGATTCAATAATAGTTTGAGCTTCGATAATATCAAGGTAAATTAACTTCATTATATCAGCGGAGCCTTCGGGCTCCATTTTTATTTGAACTGCTCGAGCAAACCAGTCTTACTTTTCACCCCCTATCGTAAGATCGTCTACATTGATACCATCCGTACCTCGCATCACCTTAAATTTGTTCCCCTAAGATGCGTCTTTTATCAGTTTAGAGATTGTGACAAACACTGTAATCTAATAACCAAGGAATCCTTACAAAAACTTTGTAAAGGCTTTCGTAAACCATAAATCAGCAAGAAAGAGGGTTGTATCGACAATGAAAAAGAAGTTTACAAGCATGCTAACAGCAAGTGTAGCGCTTGCCTTGGTCGTATCGGGCTGTTCGACCGCAACAAAAGAAAGCGGTACCAAACCAACGGGTACATCGGCTGCGGAAACACCCAAAGCCACGGAGACCAAAGCGACAAGTCCAGTTGAAATCACGTTCTGGAATATGTTTGGCGGCGGAGAGGGAGATTTCGTTGATCAAATTATTAAAGGATACAACGATTCTCAAAAAGAGGTTATTGTTAAGCAGCTTCGTCTGGAGTCCAATGAGTATTACACGAAGTTTAGCACAGCGTTATCTTCATCCAAAGGACCGGATGTTGCTGTTGCACACGTTGACCGTATCTCTCCGTTCGTGAAGGCAAAGCAAATTGTACCTGTCGATCAATTGGCTGCCAAGGTTGGCTTTGATCTGAAACAGATTTCCGACTCTAACCTCAAGAGTGTCACTTATGACAGTAAACCTTACGCGATACCATTAGATACGCACTTTCATATGTTTTACTACAACAAAGACTTGCTGAAAAAGGCAGACCTATTGAACGAGGACGGTACGCCTAAACTAGGAGAACTTACGCCGGACGGATTCAAAAAGACACTCGCCCAAATTCACGCCAAAGTGCCGGATGTCCAAGCGCTCGCTGTGAACACGCCATATTTCCAAGAGCCATTCTTGAACCTTTATTATGAAGCAGGCGGCGAACTGTTGAATGCGGATATGAGCAAAGCCACGATAAACAATGACAAGGCACTAAGCGTCTTAAAGTTTTATAAGGACTTGTACAGCAACAAATACAGTGATTTGAACGACAAAACACCTTGGGATTCGTTCCATAGCGGCAAAGCGGCTCTTTGGTTCGGCGGCGTGTGGGAGGCTGGAATTTTACTGAATGATAAATCACTCAACATTGGCGCTATGCCTCTTCCTGCCATCTTTGGTAGCCAAACACACTGGGGCAGTTCGCACTTGCTTGTCGTTCCAACTTATGTGACTCCTGAGAAACAAGAAGCGGCAGCGAAGTTCATGAAGTATTTCTCGGAAGTAGGAGGCAAAACATGGGGGCAAGCGGGACATGTACCGGCGAACAGTATGGTTACCACAAGTGATGAATACAAGAAGCTGCCCTACCGCAATTTCTTTATTGAGGCTCAAAAAACGGTGAAATTCGCACCGAAGACAGATAAGTACACAACCATCATTACGACGGTTTCCGAATCGCTCCAAAACATCATTTTCAGCAAACAGACACCTGAAGAAGGCTTGAAAAACATGGAAAAACAAATCAACGATATTTTGGCAAACTAATGCACCAGGCAAGGAGCGGGCGAAACTTCCGGGCTTAAGAAGACGGTGGTTTCGCCTATGTTTTTCAGACAGATTTAGTCCTAAGGAGAATAAGCAATGGAGACTATAATTAGAGAAAGCGAGAGGGCATTAGTCCACCGCAGACCATACCTATTACGCATGATTACTGAATTGAGGGCGATTGTCTATCTGCTGCCGTTCTTGATCCCCTTCGCCATCTTCTATCTCTGGCCAGTAGGGCGGGGAGCCTGGATGAGTTTACACGTCTGGGGCATTCAGGGAATGCAAAAGTATGTCGGTCTTGCCAACTATAAAAAGATTTTCACAGATCAAGACTTTTACTTGTATGTCTGGCATTCTTTTTATTTTGTCATCATTTGTGCGCCGACAGTCATAGTGCTTGGCCTCATATTGGCCCTTCTTATTAACCAAAACATCAAGTTTCGCACAGTGATTCGTTCTATGTTCTTTCTACCCTATGTGTTGTCTGTTTCCGTCATCAGTTTTATTTGGCTGCGGTTGCTCGATTCCAAATATGGTCCGATTAACGCGCTGCTGAAGCTTGTGGGTCTTCCTGGGGAAATTCACTGGCTTACAGACAAGAACTTTGCCTGGTGGGCAATCACACTAACGACCGATTGGTGGACTGTCGGGTTCGTGATGGTCTTGTTTCTAGCTGGTTTGCAAGAAATTCCAACGGATCATTATGAAGCTGCGAAAATAGATGGCGCTGGCGCTTGGAAGCAATTTTGGCATATCACGTTGCCAGGTTTGTCGAGAGTCATGCGAATACAAGTGTTTTATCAAATCATCTCCTGTTTGAAATTGTTCGGACAAGTGCAGATCATGACTGGCGGCGGTCCCGGGGACTCCACGAACACGATGATTCGCTACATTTATGTGACTGGTTTTAAAAAGGATATGTTCGGCCTCGCTTCCGCACAGTCAATTGTATTTTGCGCCATCATGCTGCTGATCGCAGTCATCCAGTTCAAATTGACAGATAGAAAAGACTGACGGAGGTTGAACATGAAACAAATCACGCTTAACGTCATCGCTGTGATTCTTGCCCTTCTTTTTATTTTTCCACTTATCTGGATGCTGCTGGTATCTCTCAAGCCCAATGGTGTCAATGTCTATTTGCTCGGAGACTGGTTGAAATTTTCAGATCTGAATGTGAACAATTACGTGAAAGTTATCAAGGATTCGCAAATTTTGAGATGGACTTGGAACAGTGTGGTCATAGGTGTGCTCACTACGATTTTTTCGTTATTTTTCAGCTCACTGGCGGCGTTCTCTTTCTCCAAATTGGCTTTTAAATCTAGAGGCTTGTTTTATTTATTAATTGTTTCGGGGCTGCTTATTCCAACAGAAGCGATTCTCATTCCGCTGTATGAGACTACGCTGCATCTTAAGTTGATCGATAACATTTGGGCGATTATACTCCCAGGACTGACGAATCCGATTGGTATCCTATTGCTGAAACAGTTCATGGATGGCGTGCCCAATGATTACATGAATGCTGCGCAGATTGACGGTTGCAGAAATTTCAGTCTTTGGTGGCGTATCTGTTTGCCGCTAACGAGATCGGCTATGGTTTCCGTTGGTATTTTTTATTTCATTTTATCGTGGAATAACTTTTTGTGGCCTTACTTATCGATTACTTCGCAAGAGAACATGATCTTATCGGCAGGACTGCCAACATTTTTGTCGAATAATACGATGTCCCTAAATCTCATTATGGCAGCGAGCGCGCTGGCAGCGATTCCAACGATTTTGGTGTTCGCTGTATTACAGCGGCATATTGTTCAAGGCGTAGCGATGACAGGGATTAAAGGTTAATCCGTAGATTCTTCCTATAAAGAAAGGGTTGTCATTATGACCCAGACACCAGGAAAGCCCCGCAAATCATATGGGAATCGATTCTGCCCATGGATGAATAGATGGACGAGCAGCATACGCTACAAATGGATGCTGCTTTTATTTCTATTTTCTTTAACTCCTTTGCTTGCCATGGGGTTTATTTCATTTTCGATCTCGAAATCGACCATTAACAATAAGGTGACGGAATACTCTGTGCAGTTGCTGAAGCAAACAGCTGATAACATTGACACACGATTAGGGATTTACAAAGATATGATGATGCAGGTCGTCAATAACAATGAAATTGTCTCCATGCTTCGCACACTGGATCGAACAGACGCAGCGCAGTACGAATTGGACAGTTTGTCTCTTACTACGAAGCTTTCTACAATAATTGCTATCAATCAAGATTTCCAGTCGATCTCGTTTTTATCGCAAAAGCATTATATCAAAGGGATCTACCGCTGGAGTGATCGCTCGAACGGTAAAGTGTCCCCGTTCCTCCTAACGTTGGAGGATGGGAGTAATTATCGTTGGTTTCCAACCCGATTAGGTACATATGTAGACAGCTTGAATTCGCAAAACGTCCTGGTGTTCTCTTTAGCTAAGCAGATTTACAAGGCTTCGGATGACAGTCCAGTTGGCATAGTTGCTGTGTTAGATGTTCGTGAGGATGTGCTAAAAGAAATTGGCACAAAAACGACCAAAAGCAATTTGGAGATCCAAAGCTTTGTCATCGACGGTAGTGGACAAATCATTTCCTATCCCGATAATAACTTACTGGGGAAAAGTGTAAAGCAGGTTTTAGGAGAAAGCGGTTACACACAAATTTTTCGCTCCCCCTCGAAGGAGTTTGGTTTTCCACTCGAACATGACGGTCATCGTCTGATCGTGAACTATAAAAAATTGTATACGAATGATTGGATCGTGGTGAATGTCATCTCGGAATCGGCTCTCTACAAAGACTCCAATCGGCTTTTGCAAATTATTATGATTATTGCGCTGATTTGTATAGTTTTTTCAATCTTGACCGCGATGTTGTTGTCAAATTCCATTTCGATGCCCATCTTAAAAATGATTCGACTGATGCGACAAGTGATGTCTGGTGATTTGAGCGTCCGATTCAAGGCGAAGCGGCGTCATGATGAATTTGATATTCTAGGTGAAAATTTCAACTACATGGTGGCGAGAATCGATGAATTGCTTAAAACGGTGTATGAGGAGCAGAATCATAAGCGTGTAGCGGAGCTAAAGGCGCTGCAAGCGCAAATTAATCCTCATTTTCTGTATAACACCTTGGATATAATTAAATGGACAGCTCTGTTGCAGAAGGCCAACAATGCGGCTGAGATGGTCAGTTTGCTGTCGAGATTGCTCCGTATCAGTCTGGGGAAGGGAGAAGAAACTGTTACTGTGGAGGAAGAAATGGAGCATGTACAGTGTTACCTGGGTATTCAAAAATTCAGATTTAATTTCAACATTGAAACGTTCGTGCATCTCGATGAGGATGTGCGAATGTTGCGGACACCGAAGCTGATTCTGCAGCCTATTGTAGAGAATGCGATTCTCCATGCTTTCACAGGTCGTGAATCAGGAGGGGAAATTCATATAAGCTGCACTTTGCATCCTGAGGGTGGCATCAAGTTTGAAGTTGCGGATAATGGACGAGGGATGGAACCAACCGTCGCCCAGCACCTCAAAGAGCATCAGGAACAATCCGGAGAGAAAATGGGCGGCATCGGCTTAGCGAATGTGGATGAACGCATTAAGCTGATTTGCGGGAAGCCTTATGGCATAGACATTCAGAGTGAAATCGGTATCGGTACTCGCATCGGTATCCGGCTTCCTATTATGAAATAGGGGGAAAGTTATGTTCCGTGTTTTGATTGTAGAAGATGAATATATCGTCAGGTTCGGAATTCGATCGATGATCGATTGGGAGAAGGTTGGAATGACGGTGATCGGTGAAGCGGCCAATGGACAGGAGGCACTGGATTTAATTGGTCAGGAACTGCCCGATATCTTAATTACAGACATTAAGATGCCCATCTTGGATGGCATTGCATTAATAACTCAAGTTCGTAAAATAAGCCCTCAGATGAAAATTTTGATCCTCAGCAATTTGGAGGACTTTCAATATGCCAAGGAAGCGATCCGCCATGGTGTTTCAGAATATTTAATTAAGTCCGATATGATGCCGCGAGATTTTGAACAAGCTTTGCTGAAGGTGAAGGAAGCTATTGAAGAATCTTCTCATAGTAAGGAGGAGAAACGGGATACCAGGATTGAGCCGATGTGGAAAGAAAAGTTTTTTCTGGATCTTGCACAGGGAACACAGACACAGACGGATTCCCAACATATTAAAAGTACGATCGAAAGCATGGGACTGCTGGATGTCCATTTACCGCTATACGCGATGCATATCAGCAATAATGCTTTGGAGCAGGGAGTCTCGGAAGGGCAAACCTATATTCGTAAAGCGTTAGAAAGTTTGCTATCTACGGGGCTCCTTAGCTATGAAGTATTTCCGGATAAGCAGGGGGAAATGAATGTACTGTTATTTCCAGATATGCCGGCAGTTCAAGGGCAGAAAATGGTGCGGGAGATTGCGCAATCGCTCATAATTCATCTCATAGATACTTATTCAATGCGATGTACCATTGGAATCAGCAGTGGCATCCATGCTTGGTCTGAATTGCATCTTGCGTACCAACAAGCCGTGATCGCTGCCAAATACAAGATGTTCGTAGGCAGCGGTAAGGTTATTGTCTATGGCGTGGATTATGAGCCTATGGTCAGCGATCAAATTGAGAATATGAAAGTGAGTACGAGCCACATTCACTCGATGGTTTACGCTTTTCAATCCAAGGAACTGCAGACGTATTTAGAAACATTATTCGAGCAACTGGCTTCTGGTAAAGACTATGACATGGTGCAGATCATTTCATTAGAACTTTTAATTATGTTGACAACACTTTGGTCAGATGTGTCTTGTGATCAGCAAAGTGTTCTTCATTTAAAGAAGCAATACTTTGATCAATTATCCAAATTGGAAACGATTGACCAAAGCAAAGCTTGGTTTATGAGGGCCTTTGACGAATTAGTGAAGCATATGATTCAGGTTTATAACAGCGATCGCAATAGTATCATTAAAGCGACGCAATATGTTCAGCAGCACTATCATTTAGAAATATCGTTGCAATCGATCAGCAGCTTTGTGCATTTGAGCAAAAATTATTTTGCCAACTTGTTCAAAAAGGAAATGGGAGAAAGCTTCCTAGAGCATTTAACCCGTATTCGAATTGAGAAGGCTAAGACATTGCTAACGGGCGAGCTGAAGACGGCTGATATCGGTAATTTGGTTGGTATCCCGGATCCAAAATATTTCTCCAAAGTATTTAAAAAAATAACAGGCATCTCGCCTTCTGAATACCGGAGTCGGGTAAGAGGAGAAGTTTAGCAGATACTTAATTTTAACAAGCAATATGCAAACGTTTACCATTTAAATTGTAGATTTGTCAGAGATGGGGTCATGGTTTTGAAGTTCAGGAAATGTGTAGGTTTGTTATTGCCAGTTCTCTTCATACTGGCGCTAGCTCAATCAGGGTGTTCGAAAAACCTAGAGGGTGACGGCAGTAAAACAGCAACACCGGTAAATGAAGTTCTTACTGAGATCTCGTTTTGGAATCCTTTCGGCGGAGGCGAAGGGGATTTCGTCGAGCAGATCGTTCAAAGCTTTAATGCATCCCAGAAGGGTATTTTCGTCAAACAGCTACGATTGGAATCCAATGAGTACTATGTGAAGCTGAGTACGGCACTTTCTTCCGGTAAAGGACCGGATGTTGCTGTCGCGCATGGGGATCGGATCTCTCCGTTTGTGAAGGCGAAGCAGATTATGCCGCTTGATGTATTGGCAGTTGATGCAGGGTTTGATTTCAAAGAAATTGATGATTCCAGTGTACAGAACGCGACCTTTAGCGGCAAGCCGTATGCGGTTCCACTCGACACCCATTTTCACGTACTCTATTACAACAAGGATATTCTGCAAAAAGCCGGTCTGCTGAATGTGGATGACACACCGAAGCTAGGCGAAGCGACTCCGAATGGATTTATCCAGTTGCTGAAGCAAATTCAGGCTAAGGTACCGGATGTACAGCCTTTCGCTGTAAATACGCCCTACTTTCAAGAACCGTTTCTGAACCTTTATTATGAAGCGGGCGGTGAACTGCTGAGTAGTGATAAGACGAAAGCTGCGATTCATAACGATAAGGCGCTTAGCGTGCTAAAGTTCTATCAGCAAATCTATGCGAGCCATTTAGCCGATTTAAACGACAAGACGCCTTGGGACTCCTTTCATAACGGTAAAGCTGCATTATGGTTCGGAGGAGTTTGGGAGGCAGGCCATCATCTCAGCGAGAAAACCTTGCCTGTTGGAATCATGCCTCTTCCACCGATATTCGGCAGCTCAGTACACTGGGGCAGCTCACATATGTTGGTTGTTCCAACCTATGTGGCTCAGGAGAAGCAAAGAGCCGCAATGACTTTCATGAAATATTTCTCGGAAGTTGGCGGAGTGACGTGGGGCCAAGCAGGGCATGTGCCAGCTAATCGAGCGGTCGTGCAGAGCGCAGCATACCAGCAGCAGCCTTACCACAAGCTTTTCATCGAAGCGCAGCGTCAGGTTAAGTTCGCTCCGCAGACTAACAAATACTCCGCGATTTTCACGACCCTTTCTGAAGATCTCCAAAGCATCGTTTTAGGTGGACTTGACCCTGAAGCTGGACTGGCTGCGCTTGAGAAGAAGCTCAATGATATTCTAGCGAACTAAATATCTCCTAGTAAATATCATTAAGTAAGCTATGATACAAGTGGTGGTTTCAATATTTGAATGGAAAGTAGGTTGTACAATGTCAGGAGCATACGCAATACAAGGACAGTTTCATGGTGAAGATGCAATCTGGCTTTCTGCGGGAGCTTATGAGGCCGCTGTATTGCCGCAAATAGGGGGGAACTTAATTGCATTTCGCGACAAAGTGAGGGGATTTAGATTTTTGCATGAACCTGACAAGGATGAAATGGAAGCATTTATGGCAAGACCAATGATTCACGGCATTCCAGTTCTATTTCCTCCAAATCGGTACGAGGATGGACGGTTTCCATGGAACGGCCAAACCTACACATTTCCTGTCAATGAGGAAAGTACGGGCAATCATCTTCACGGATTTCTGTATAACATCCCTTGGGAAGTGGAGGAGTACGGGAATAAAGGAGCCGAAGCTTCCTATGTCCGCCTGAAGACAAGCATCGATAACTCAAGTAAGATGTATCGTTATTTCCCACATACCTTTACTTTTTGGCTTGAATATACGATAAGCGAGAAAGGGCTGCAACAGCAGGTTCTTATCCGAAATGAAGGTGACGA includes:
- a CDS encoding sugar-binding domain-containing protein: MATHKYVKDYPRPQFVREKWLSLNGEWDFKFDDENRGEGEKWYEQFNGALKIKVPYTYETKMSGIGEEAFHPYVWYQRMLEVPKENADQRAILNFQAVDYIAKLWVNGVYVGEHQGGYTAFSFDITPYLQLDAPNTLVVKAEDSQSCTQPRGKQRWVDDNFECFYVQTTGIWQSVWLEYVSPSHLKAVKITPDLDARSVRFEYQTQAVSKLNQLRLETRIRIHNKMIKQTSLVIDRPWLQLDVDLSHEANGPWKIVTWSPHQPNLYEVEFILYQDNVVVDHVYSYFGIRKISIEKGKVLLNNTPFYQRLILDQGYWPESHLTPQSEEALIEDIDAIIAMGYNGVRKHMKIEDARFLYWCDVKGLLVWSEMAATFEFNDEAVENFTKEWMEIVRQQYNHPSIVTWVPFNESWGIPQVLTDGKQQKFTESIYHLTKSFDPHRPVIVNDGWEHTVSDILTLHDYEETGAKLLKRYADKDALVNGEISFNNWKYAIAQGYAYNGQPVIVSEFGGIAFNTGTGWGYGNQVDSEEEFIERFRSITQAIKDTDYICGYCYTQLSDVQQEVNGLLTADRKPKVPLEIIKEINLA
- a CDS encoding ABC transporter substrate-binding protein, with the translated sequence MKKKFTSMLTASVALALVVSGCSTATKESGTKPTGTSAAETPKATETKATSPVEITFWNMFGGGEGDFVDQIIKGYNDSQKEVIVKQLRLESNEYYTKFSTALSSSKGPDVAVAHVDRISPFVKAKQIVPVDQLAAKVGFDLKQISDSNLKSVTYDSKPYAIPLDTHFHMFYYNKDLLKKADLLNEDGTPKLGELTPDGFKKTLAQIHAKVPDVQALAVNTPYFQEPFLNLYYEAGGELLNADMSKATINNDKALSVLKFYKDLYSNKYSDLNDKTPWDSFHSGKAALWFGGVWEAGILLNDKSLNIGAMPLPAIFGSQTHWGSSHLLVVPTYVTPEKQEAAAKFMKYFSEVGGKTWGQAGHVPANSMVTTSDEYKKLPYRNFFIEAQKTVKFAPKTDKYTTIITTVSESLQNIIFSKQTPEEGLKNMEKQINDILAN
- a CDS encoding sugar ABC transporter permease, with translation METIIRESERALVHRRPYLLRMITELRAIVYLLPFLIPFAIFYLWPVGRGAWMSLHVWGIQGMQKYVGLANYKKIFTDQDFYLYVWHSFYFVIICAPTVIVLGLILALLINQNIKFRTVIRSMFFLPYVLSVSVISFIWLRLLDSKYGPINALLKLVGLPGEIHWLTDKNFAWWAITLTTDWWTVGFVMVLFLAGLQEIPTDHYEAAKIDGAGAWKQFWHITLPGLSRVMRIQVFYQIISCLKLFGQVQIMTGGGPGDSTNTMIRYIYVTGFKKDMFGLASAQSIVFCAIMLLIAVIQFKLTDRKD
- a CDS encoding carbohydrate ABC transporter permease, which gives rise to MKQITLNVIAVILALLFIFPLIWMLLVSLKPNGVNVYLLGDWLKFSDLNVNNYVKVIKDSQILRWTWNSVVIGVLTTIFSLFFSSLAAFSFSKLAFKSRGLFYLLIVSGLLIPTEAILIPLYETTLHLKLIDNIWAIILPGLTNPIGILLLKQFMDGVPNDYMNAAQIDGCRNFSLWWRICLPLTRSAMVSVGIFYFILSWNNFLWPYLSITSQENMILSAGLPTFLSNNTMSLNLIMAASALAAIPTILVFAVLQRHIVQGVAMTGIKG
- a CDS encoding sensor histidine kinase produces the protein MTQTPGKPRKSYGNRFCPWMNRWTSSIRYKWMLLLFLFSLTPLLAMGFISFSISKSTINNKVTEYSVQLLKQTADNIDTRLGIYKDMMMQVVNNNEIVSMLRTLDRTDAAQYELDSLSLTTKLSTIIAINQDFQSISFLSQKHYIKGIYRWSDRSNGKVSPFLLTLEDGSNYRWFPTRLGTYVDSLNSQNVLVFSLAKQIYKASDDSPVGIVAVLDVREDVLKEIGTKTTKSNLEIQSFVIDGSGQIISYPDNNLLGKSVKQVLGESGYTQIFRSPSKEFGFPLEHDGHRLIVNYKKLYTNDWIVVNVISESALYKDSNRLLQIIMIIALICIVFSILTAMLLSNSISMPILKMIRLMRQVMSGDLSVRFKAKRRHDEFDILGENFNYMVARIDELLKTVYEEQNHKRVAELKALQAQINPHFLYNTLDIIKWTALLQKANNAAEMVSLLSRLLRISLGKGEETVTVEEEMEHVQCYLGIQKFRFNFNIETFVHLDEDVRMLRTPKLILQPIVENAILHAFTGRESGGEIHISCTLHPEGGIKFEVADNGRGMEPTVAQHLKEHQEQSGEKMGGIGLANVDERIKLICGKPYGIDIQSEIGIGTRIGIRLPIMK
- a CDS encoding response regulator, producing MFRVLIVEDEYIVRFGIRSMIDWEKVGMTVIGEAANGQEALDLIGQELPDILITDIKMPILDGIALITQVRKISPQMKILILSNLEDFQYAKEAIRHGVSEYLIKSDMMPRDFEQALLKVKEAIEESSHSKEEKRDTRIEPMWKEKFFLDLAQGTQTQTDSQHIKSTIESMGLLDVHLPLYAMHISNNALEQGVSEGQTYIRKALESLLSTGLLSYEVFPDKQGEMNVLLFPDMPAVQGQKMVREIAQSLIIHLIDTYSMRCTIGISSGIHAWSELHLAYQQAVIAAKYKMFVGSGKVIVYGVDYEPMVSDQIENMKVSTSHIHSMVYAFQSKELQTYLETLFEQLASGKDYDMVQIISLELLIMLTTLWSDVSCDQQSVLHLKKQYFDQLSKLETIDQSKAWFMRAFDELVKHMIQVYNSDRNSIIKATQYVQQHYHLEISLQSISSFVHLSKNYFANLFKKEMGESFLEHLTRIRIEKAKTLLTGELKTADIGNLVGIPDPKYFSKVFKKITGISPSEYRSRVRGEV
- a CDS encoding ABC transporter substrate-binding protein — its product is MLLPVLFILALAQSGCSKNLEGDGSKTATPVNEVLTEISFWNPFGGGEGDFVEQIVQSFNASQKGIFVKQLRLESNEYYVKLSTALSSGKGPDVAVAHGDRISPFVKAKQIMPLDVLAVDAGFDFKEIDDSSVQNATFSGKPYAVPLDTHFHVLYYNKDILQKAGLLNVDDTPKLGEATPNGFIQLLKQIQAKVPDVQPFAVNTPYFQEPFLNLYYEAGGELLSSDKTKAAIHNDKALSVLKFYQQIYASHLADLNDKTPWDSFHNGKAALWFGGVWEAGHHLSEKTLPVGIMPLPPIFGSSVHWGSSHMLVVPTYVAQEKQRAAMTFMKYFSEVGGVTWGQAGHVPANRAVVQSAAYQQQPYHKLFIEAQRQVKFAPQTNKYSAIFTTLSEDLQSIVLGGLDPEAGLAALEKKLNDILAN
- a CDS encoding aldose 1-epimerase, which encodes MSGAYAIQGQFHGEDAIWLSAGAYEAAVLPQIGGNLIAFRDKVRGFRFLHEPDKDEMEAFMARPMIHGIPVLFPPNRYEDGRFPWNGQTYTFPVNEESTGNHLHGFLYNIPWEVEEYGNKGAEASYVRLKTSIDNSSKMYRYFPHTFTFWLEYTISEKGLQQQVLIRNEGDEPMPCLLAFHTSLNAPFCKTSRPEDYRFHMTLGQRWELNARMLPTGKHQILTEQEEAMKGAGVYPFFEAMDNHYTAQSQNGRNRAVLTDLRQHVSLVYDVGSSYKQWMIWNNNANPGFFCPEPQVNLVNASNIEMPPEDIGLFALAPGELWEETSLLYTIPSMLHS